DNA sequence from the Callospermophilus lateralis isolate mCalLat2 chromosome 2, mCalLat2.hap1, whole genome shotgun sequence genome:
TTATAGTCATGCTCTTACAGAGGTAATAAAAACCTCATATGCTTCTGCCCAATGTTAGCAGAACTACAGGCTCTCATTTGTGTTAAGTCATTTTGCAAATGAGCCCATcaatatttattctgacagcttatatgcagttgaagttacaaaaaaattgaaacttCAATTATTGGGTATACATCACAAGAGTTATTCAATTTGTTTCATGCCCTACAAATGCGAAAACACCCATGTTTTATAGGCCACATACAGGCCCACACTAATCTTCCAGGGCCTCTAACATCAGGTAATAATAAGATTGATAAATTGGTTGCTGTTTGTCAGCAAATGTCTTTGTATGACTGTGCACATGCTTCACATTCTTcgcatcatcaaaatgcttctagctTACATAGACAATTTAATATTACTAGAGAACAAGCTCGTCAAATTGTACATCACTGCCCCCAGTGTGTTATACACACTCCACCTTTACCATCTGGGGTAAATCCCCAtagattaaaatcaaattaattatGGCAAATGGATATAATTAAATTCCTCAATTTGGTAGACAATGTTATGTACACGTAATTGTAGATACTTATTCTAGGTTTATCTTTGCCACAGCCCGTGCTAAAGAAAATACTCAGCATGTTATTTCTCATCGTTTAGCTGCCTTTGCAGTATTAGGATGTCCTTTACAGATTAAAACTGATAATGCACCTGCTTATGAAGCTCTTCTTTCCAACAATTTTGCCAGGAGTTTCGGATTGACCATACAACAGGTATTCCTTATAACCCTCAGGGTTAAGCCATTGTAGAACGAGTTCATTTATCTATTAAGCTACAACTACAAAAACTAAAAGAGGGAGATAGGACTAGGACTCCCCAAAATAACCTCAATCATGCTCTGCTTGTTTTAAGTTTTCTAAATTGTGACTCAGAAGGTCACATTGCAGCTGAACGACACGTCTTCCACAGAACAAATTGGTCAGTGGAGAGGACCAGATCCAGTGATTATGGGGGGCAGAGGTcatgcttgtattttcccagaaggTGCTTTTCGTCCTATTCGGGTACCTGAATGCACCATCAGACATGGAGGACctagaaccaagattcaaacggCTGAAGATGGACCAGAGATGCCAGACGTAACTTCCCTCAAAAAGAAGAACTcttgaaggaagagaagaagaaagatccCAGAGAGACCGAATGAGGAAGCTGCCCTCATGGGAGGACCTGAGGAGACCCACGCTGCGGGCTGCGCCAGTGACTCTGCAGCCAGGGACAGCTAGACCCGCAACCACCGCGCTCCAGCCACAATAGCTCTGGCGAGCCCTCAGGATGGCGAGCCTTCAAAACACGGATTCAGGGACTCGAAACAGTGACCCGTCACCTGCTTTTTCAAAGAAAGAAGGGGGGTATGTGGGGAGCCTTCCATTCTGACGCAAGAGGCTTTGACGGGTCACTGCATTTCTTGGTGACCTGGACATGTTGTCCCGGTTCGGAAGTTAGGGGCGTGTCTTCAGATGTGGCTGTGTCGCCCCTTGGGTTGAATGACACTCCCTGTCCCTTGTAACCCGCCTCTTCCGGCCCTATTTTGGACAGAACTTTCTAAGAATAAGGGTCCCCCCAATAAGAGCCCACTTCCAAACGTGCTCGCTCCCTCTCTCCAGCCTCTCTGGCTTTCTCTTGCTCCCCCATGTGGGGAGCCTGAGGCTGAGAGCCAGGGAGAAGCCATCCTGAAGCTTGCTGAAAGGTaaagtgtgtgtgtctgtgttttatttggaaATTCACATGAGCGACCTTAAGTTCAGCTGCCTGTGCGGGTTGGGGGCTGcaatttagttttttgttttttgttttttaacgtggcgctgtggattgaacccagtgcctcacgcatgctaggcaagtgctctaccactgagccacaaccccagaccccctttattttttttagacaggatcttgctaagtcgcttagggcctcactaagttgcttagggcctcactaagttgctgaggctgactttgaactcaagatcctcgtgtctcagcctcccaagctgttgggattacaggtgtgcaccaccatacctggcctcAGGCATCAGTTTCTTTATTTGCCAGCTAACTTTTTTTAATCTCTCGAGTCCCAATTTTTTTACttgtacattttttcatatttacttattttttggtcctggggattgaacccaaaagggttctgccactgagctacttctGTTTACCCAGccgtttgtttttaaatttgaggcaggatctcattaaattgccaaggctgacctctaatttaaggtcctcctgcctcagcctcgtggGTCCCTGGGATTCCAGGCTGTGCTGCTACATTTTGTTTATTGACAGGGTCACTTGTTCTGTAGAATTCACATCAGTTTGGATTCATCCATTGCGCTTCCATGGtcattatttttactatttttttatttttattttttggtactggggattaaactcaggggcactcaaccactgagccccatccccagccctattttatattttatttagagacagggtctcactgagttcttagcgcctcaccattgctgaaactggctttgaacccacgagCCTCCTCCCTCAAgcccctgagccactgggattacaggcatggccacGTGCCTGGCTTGTTCTGTTTTCAGTCTCATGGCCGGGTCTGGTTTAGGCTCACTTTCACAGCAGGAATGCCACTTTCACAGTAGGTATGTATGTTTCCAGGGTCAGAATGAGAGGTTGTGCTGACACTCTCTGTGATGTTTGTAGTGATTGATCTCCTCACCTGGGTCACTTCTACATGGGAGCTGATTTGAACTTTAAAAGATCACTCTGGTCACTGGTGTGCGTATATGCGTGTGTACGGCAGGGTTGTCGAGAGGACCCTGTGGTATACATAATCCTGCAGCAGAGCGCTCTGGCACGTGTCTGACACAGTGACATGCTGTTGTTGTTAGACTGTGTGTAGGACCCAAGTGCTGAGCTTCTTGCCTGGCGTGCTCTTCCTTTCTCCTCTGCCCCTGGAGGAGAAGTCAGCAGTGCCCCGTGGCCCTGGGAGGCATGTTCAGGAAGGCCGGAGCCTCGCTCACCCGGTGCTTGCACCACTCTGTAAGTGCCCTCTCCCAGCACCTGCCCCTGCATGGCCCAGGCTCCTGGGATCTGGCGAGGTCCTGGCTTCAAGGTTGTGCGTGAGCCTGCTCCCTCAGGAAGCCTTCCCTCATTGCAGCCTGGCTGTCAGCCCTGCCTGGCTCCTGCTACCCTGCTCTAGACCTCGTAGCTGTGCATCTGGGTGGTCAGTGTGGGTGCTGCTGCTGCCTCCCGATCATCCCAGTGCCCAGCCCAGTACCTGATACACAGTAGGTGCTCCATAAATGTTGATTGAATGACTGTTATGTGTAAAGTATAAGAACAGGCATTCGTTTATCCCAGCACACTTGAAGGTCAGTCCTTTGAGCACACCATGTTTCTGAAATCTCCATGATTTCCACCTCCTTCCTAAACCCACTGAACTCCCCTCACCTCTGTTCCTCTCCCTGCCAGTCTGTGCCCTGCACCCCTATTCCTCCCCCACCAGCCCTGCCTAATGCCCTCACTCCAAGGTCTGTCTCCCAACACCCCTCCTCCCCACTGCCCCTGACTCGCCTCCCTTTACCCTTTTTATAGAACACATCCCCAGTTCAAAAGTAACTCCAGgctgggcacacacctgtaattccaactactcagaaggccaaggcaggaggatggcatgtTCAAGGCCaaactgcaacttagtgagactctgttaaaataagaaataaaaagaatgggatgtggctcagtggttgagcaccctggggttcaatcagcacacacacacaaaaagtaatgcatgtatcactgaacccatgacactgtgggttttaagaTGTGCTGTTAATTTATGGACCAGTAGGAGGAGCAGCTAAACTGATATGTAGGTTATAAAACACCTGAATTCAGAGAAGATGCCATTTGAAAAACTGTTCTTATCAGAATCAATCCATCAATAGTTATGCTCATGTACAAAAACCTCTAGAAACAAACACAGAAACACGGAACCAGAATCACCTAGTCGCCACTGAGGGAGCAGCTTGGTGTTTGACAAATTGCCTTCTAAACTCCTCACTCTGCTCTCATGTTTTCACAGAAAACATGCATGCACATACAAACACGTATTAGGGTATTTTTGTATTTACAGAACAGGTATTACTGGTACTATTTTATAGCCTATGTCAAAGACATCAATAAACCCCATATGTCGCGTCCTCacgactaaaacactcagggtcactccaggtgaactgggctgcacgaaataaccacaagagacagagatactTTTTTCTTTGGGTCCTATGACCTTAGGGgtctgcagagagagagagagagagagagagagagagagcgctagCACACACGCATGAGTgagctgaacccttttattgaggagaagccattcaaatgaggcaaggggtcaggtttcagggggtggGTCTAGCTTCCTAATGTCTTCTAAAACGTGACTGTCTCACACATTTCTTccactttattttttccttttcttttggagACCAGGTCTCCAACTCAGGCTCAAGTGATCTTCCTACCTTGGTCTCTCCTGTTGGTGGGACTTCAGGCTCACCATGACACCTGGCTCCCTATTTtttaaccataaaaacaaaaattttatattaggaaatttagaaaataatagttctaagtaagaaaaaaattaaatctaataAGTGACCAAAGACAGTCACCAGCACCACCTTGGCTGCAGCCGGTGGTTCCTGGTGTGCGTCTGAGGCGCGCTGAGTGCTAGGCCTGGCGATGGTGTCAGGGACTCAGCCAAGGGACAGTGTAACCCACTGGGGAGGGGCCAGGCCCTGCACAGCTGGTCCAGGGCCCCTGCAGGAGGCCCAGGTGCCTCCCCTGCTGGTGCAGCCACCCTGACAGGTCTTGGCCTGCTTCTCTGACCTGCAGCCAGTCCCTGAGCCTCTGGGCCTCGCATCTTCATCTGGCAGGTGGGGATTACCAGGTGGTTCTAGAGGGATGGACGCTGTGGGGACTGAAGACATCTGGGCCACAGCAGCTGTCACTATTGGCCCTGGCAGGCGGCTCCCAACCCACCAGCCACCTGGGACGGCGAGCCCCCAGGACAGGAGTTCCCTGCCACGAAGCCCCACTCTGTTGTACTGAGGGGAGGATGAGGCCAGGAGGAGCCGCTCCCTATCAAGGCAGGCTGAGCAGGGTGGATATCAGCCTGGGACAGTCTCTGACGCCTGTGGCACAGCAGGGAGCTGGCCTGGCAGGATCCAGGGAGAACAGTGTGATCTGGATGAGGACCCTGAGGCCCTCCCAGGTCGGAGTGAGTGAGGACATGGCCTGGGTCAACAGGGCAGCCAGGTGTGACCCTGAACACATCACGCCCCCACCCCTCTGTTGgcccatctgtgaaatgggccCAGGCAGGTCCTTCTGGGAATTAGCCAGAAGAGCTCAGCAAAACCCCTGTGAGTGCTGCTGTCCTCCCAACCTCCCACCCTCCTCAGCCTCGGCCCCTCCTGGGTCAGGCAGTACTGTCCCAGACCTGTGTACAGaggttaatattttttttttttttttgtcttgtttcAAATAGGAAAGAATTGTGTTCGTTGTTAGTAGTGATACAAGGACACAAGGCAGGATGTGTAAGGAAGATTTAGTCATCCTCGCTTCCTCCCTCCACACTGGACAGGGCAGATACCTCTATACTTCATATACATGTATTGTTGGCTTTTATACTTACAAAAAGCAGTACTACTTTTTCTTTCAGACTACCCTAATGCCTAGAATTTTGTGTTTCACAAAAATTTTAGCCggtgtggtggcacattcctgtaattccagcagcttgggaggctgaggcaagaggatcgtgatttcaaagccagcctcagttgctcaggcactaagcaactcaataagaccctgtctctgaaaaaatacaaaatagggctggggatgtggcttaatggtcgagtgccccagagttcaatccctggtaccaaagaaaaagaaaaactttgcACACTCTTCTTCAATACTGCATGTTGAGAAGAGACAGCCAGGACCAAGGCCTCACCTCACCCTGCTGCCTCTACCCTGGGCTTCCAGACCTAGAACTTCAGGCTGCCCACCTTGTCCTGAGCTGGGCAGCCACATGGCCTTCTGCAGAAAAGGTAAAGTCCAGCTCTGTAAGAATACAGACAGGATAAAACGATTCAGTTTCTCTTCTGATACACACAGTGAAGAACACTCCTGTGACACTAGATCCATGGGGAACCCCAACCCTGCAGATGATTCTTCTAGAAGCTTCAATAAGGAAAATGGCTACTGTATATCAActcgatctttatttttttttttgtagttggacaaaatacctttattttactcatttatttttatgtggtgctgagaatcgaacccagggcctcacacgcactaggcgagcgctctacccctgagccatcaACTCAATCTTTAGTTCCTCTTCCCTCCCTGTAGATGCAAGGGTGGACCAAAAGTTCCAACTCTAAATCATGATTTGATCCCCTGGAAAACAGACCCCTCTAGCCCATCTATGGTCCCAAGTACCAGTCATCCCATTAGCATAGAAAAGGCAGTCTTATCCCTCTGGGGAGTCCAAGGATTTGGGGAGCTATATTCCAAGAAACGTGCTGGAAGACCTAATATGGTCACAACCTCAAAAGCCCAGAGGGAAGAACCTGGCAAGCTGAGCAAGGCCAGGGGCTCTCTCCTAACTCAAAGAAGGTGGCAGGTTCACGAGGTAGGGCAGAGAGTAGGGAATTCATTCCAGTCATGGCTCAGAGTTTACTGGTCTCTTCTGTCCCAGGCCCTGTGTCTCATGGCCTGGTGGGGAAGGCAGACCAGGAAGCAGGTGCTGTGGAGGAGGTGGGACATGGGAGCAGGTAGGATGGCATGAAACCTGGGTTGGGAGAGTGGGACAAGGGGAAGGCTGCCTAGAGGAGGTGACCCCTAAGCCATGCTGCTGAATGCATTAGACCCTAAACCCAAGCCTTTTCTGTGAAGGACCACATAGTAACTATGTGCCAACTTTGGATTCCAACAGTGGTTCTTAAACTTGGGTGTCTCAGCCTCACTAGAGGGAACTTTTCCATCTGGTGTCATGGCATCCAGAGCCCATAAGTGGACTTATACTGTGCATGTTCTGCCACTTGTCGATTTCACTCAGCAGTATATCGTGGACACCTTTCCATGTCAGTACGGCCTCACTCTCTAATGGCTGCAGAGATACTCCTGCATTGGCTAGAGGCGCGGGAACTGACTTCACCAGTTCCACTCTTGGATGCTACAGATAGCACCCTGTGGTAACCAAAGCCGTGGTGATTATCCCTGTGTGGAAGTCTGTTCATACATGTGCCTTTCTCTaagataaattcctagaagtgaAACTAGTGAATCAAAGGCTATAAGCATTAACAGTGTGGTATATCGACATAATGAACTTGCTGTCCCGTGAGGGAACCATTTATAACCAGCTAATCAGCAAGTCTCAGCGCTAcctggaaaattcatttcttgggccAAGGACAGGATACTTTTCTCTCCCTCTTGCAAACCACTGACATTACAAATCTTACAAAGTGCTAATTTTGTATTCTTGCCATATTACAGCAACATTTtaatgttgattttcttcttctttctttcctccaggGCTGAGAACTGAATCCAGTCTTGCACATGCTTGGGAAGTGCTCCACCgctgttatatccccagccccaattcttTTCATGTGCATctgtatttttccttcctttcctcatttttcattttggtgTGTGTCTTCATGTTGGTGCCTTGTAagagttgtttttgtttgttttcaagaaaagggattgaatccagaagtcTCTTTCtggtgagctacattcccaaattCCCCCTTTTTTGAGACAGTATGTCCCCAAGTTTCTGAGTCTGACCTGgaatcaaattttcaaaactcATTCCTCAGTCTCCTAAATTGCTAAAATTATAGGCACACTCTACAATACCTGGCTTTAAGAGCTTGTTGgtgttttcctaaaaaaaaaagaaaaagaaagaaagaaaagaaaagaaaaagtgattGCTAATCGCTCATATAGGGATTAGCATATCTATTATATCTATTAATTTAGAAATTACCCATGTTCTactttaatcattttttaaaaaattgtttctatttccacatttctttttttttaatttcaattttttttttgttgtagatggacagcatgcctttattttttttaatgtagtgctgaggattgaacccagtgcctcacatatgctaggcaagtgctctgccactgagctacagccccaggcctCTTTCCACATTTCTTACTATTACATTATAGTTGGAAAGAGTTCTTTTGgtttgggggtactggggattgaactcaggggcatttggccactgagccatattcccagccctattctgtatttagagacaggatctcactaatttgcttagcgtctcgcttttgctgaggctggtttggaacgtgcgatcctcctgcctcagcttcccaagatgctgagattacaggaatgtgccacagtgcccagctatAGTTATTAAATATCTATATCTCTTTTTCATAGGTTGCAATGATTTTTCTTGTCTAACTTTGTTCATGGTGTCACCTGTTATATAGGACACTGTCCTTTTGAGTACTTGCACATGGATAACTGGTTTCTTGGGTTCTAGACCAGGTTTCAGTCACTCAAACGGAGTGTTTTACACAACTCCTCAGCACACAAACATATTATCTGATCTTCTTCTGCTACATGGGGCTTCAAGACACAACATAAAGCCCTACCCCTCTGCCTCATCTGTTTGTGACTGCAGCCAGCTCATTTCCCTTCTCTGAGAACTGTCCCTGCTGTCCTGCAGGGTTACCCACCCCTGACAAAGATCCTGGCAAGTTTCTTTGGGAAGCTGCGGGGACAGGAGTTGGACCCACTTGAGAATGTGCTGGTGACCGTGGGTGCCTACAGGACCCTGTTCACAGCCTTCCAGGCCCTGGTAGATGAAGGAGATGAGGTGGGTGACATGACTTGGGCTGGGTGTGGTGAGGGGTCAGAGCAGTGCTGACCACAGTGAACTTTTTTTTAACTGTTATGAGCCCATGACATTGATGGCTGGGGGTCGCCCTGTGTTTGTGTCCCTGAAGCCGGTAAGGATGCCATGTGGGGTGTGGTGGGCCCAGGGACCCACGGACTGGGTGGGACTGGGCCCAGGGAGATGGGACAGAAAGGACACAAGTGAAGGAGACCAGGTCCTGTGGGCTGGGAGGTGTAGTGGCCTCCAGAGCCCCAGGGAGGAGGTGGAGGGGGCAGATGCCCAAGGAGGGGACTTAAATATTCAGGAGGTAACTATAGCCACCTTCCCACCTCCTCTTGCAGAGCCCCACCCAGGATGGGGAGCTGGATTCCAGCAGCAACTGGCGGCTGGACCCCACAGAACTGGCCAGCAAGTTCACGTCCCGGACCAAAGCCCTGGTCCTCAACACACCCAACAACCCCCTGGGAAAGGTACCTGGGACAGCTCTGTTCAGGGACCCTCCACCTGCATTCAAGTCCCGGCTCTTCCTGACGAGCTTCCTcggggcctcagtttcttcatctgtggaGTGGGAGGGTTGCCCGCCAATACCTGAGGATGGAGGTGCCGGAGTCCCAGGGAAAGAAAGGGGCAAGAATCTCAGGGAGGTGAAGGGTGGGTTGGTGGGGACAGGGACTTGCCTCTCAGCATTTCCTCAACTGTAAATAGGAACCTGAGGGACCATCTCACAGGGTTGGTGCTGCAGAGGTTCGATGGGATGGTGCAGGAAAGCCCCCAGCAGCCAGCATGGCCACAAGCCCTCTGTCTGAGCAGGACTTTGCATTTGGGCATGGTACCGGCTGCAGACCTGTGCCACCCCTGGGTCCCTGCAGGTGTTCTCCAAGGCGGAGCTGGAGCTGGTGGCCAGGCTGTGCCAGCAGCATGACGTGCTCTGCATCTCGGATGAGGTGTACCAGTGGCTGGTCTATGACAGGCTCTTGGAGACTCTGAGCAGTTCATTCACTTGAGTCACAAGCATTTGTCACACCTACTTGTTCCAGGCACTGTGTTATGAAAACAGAGGCAAAGAGGGCATCAGACCCGACCCAAGCAAGGTCTAACACTGTGAAGTTTAATTTTAGGGCTTAAAGGTACTATTCACTGTGagacacagtcacagggagacaggaagcaaCCCAGCAAGGCCACAGAGGTGACCCAAGCCAGCCAGTAAAGCACCTAGAGCCACCAAGACTCAGAGGCCATCCAGGCCACTCTGTGTAGTCCCACAATCGTCAGCAAGGATGGGGACATGGCTGACAGCGGGAAGGAGAGTCACTTGCCCATGGCAGAGGTGGAACCAGATAGCAGGGGAAGAAGTGCCAGGAGAAGCGTGGCTCACCAGACCCACCCTGTGATGCCAGCCCAGTCCCCTTCAGGAAGAGGCTGCCACACAACCCCCAACCCATGACTCCTTCCAAAAAAGGCAATAAGTGCCTCAACCCAGGACCAGCTGGGTCTTGGTTCACTCCAAGAGCAGACTCACCAAGAACCCACAACCCCAAGCCGTGCTCCCTCTCCCAGGACCAACAGCGCTGCGTCTCTGCCCACCTAGACCCTGGCCAGGCCCCGATCTCACTAGACGTGGCTCTTCCGACCCGCTGGATGCACCGGGCAGGACAGAGGCCGGGGTCTCAGACCCCGAGCTGGTCATCCTGGGAACCCCAGCCCACACCGGTACCAAGAGCCCAGCCAGGGATCCTGCCCCCAGGTCAGGGCACTGTCCCCGCATGACCAGGAGCAGCGAGCGTCCGAGGGGAGAGGACGCGCCGCGGAACCCAGCCCAGGACAGCTGCGGGAAGGGGAGCGTGTGCGCAGAGGGCATCCGGGGACCGGGGATGACACGGGGACCTGGGGAGCCGGCGGAAACTCTGGGTAGGAGCGCGCAGCGGGCTCGGGGTGCTGGTAGGGGGCTCGCGCGCCGTGGCGCGTGTAAGTGGGCGTCCAAGGTGACAGCTCACGTCCCTGGCCCCATCAGGCAGCTCTCGCCCTGGACGTCCAGCCTCACCGTCGGCCGCCGCGCCCTTTGGCCGCCGGCACTTCTTCATTCTCCACTTCACCGCTCACCTCCCCGCCCCAGAAGTGATGTCACCACGGTCCTCACCCGCCCCCCGTGCTCCGCCGTCCCTCACGCCCCTCCTCGGGTCACCCCACCCGCAGCCATCTTTCTTCGGGGCGGAAGTAGCCTAACCGGCGCTCGGTCCCCTTAAAGGAGCAGGGACAGCAGGGACGTTGGTGTTAAGCTTGGGGTCAAGAAGCAAAGCGACCTGAGCAGAGGTGAGTCGTTTATTCGAGCGTGGCCGCTCGGAGGTCGGTTGTCGAGCCCAGGAAGACTTGTTAAGTGTTTGAGCTTCTTGTTTCCCAGCGCTGGATGTGTGTGTGATGCTTCTGTGTGTGAACCGTCCCTGGTTAACTTCGTGTGCTGCCTGCACCTCTGCTTTGGGGCCACCTCTTTCATCACTCCGTGATCGGAGCAGCGGAGAACTTGAGCCCCTAGTGTCAGCAAAGCAAAGCTGGGCGGGAACCGAGTCCTGGGATGCCAAGTCCCCCCTCCTTGGATCCTTCTGGGTCCTCACAGTTCCCTGGGCCGATGT
Encoded proteins:
- the LOC143390607 gene encoding kynurenine--oxoglutarate transaminase 1-like, with amino-acid sequence MTLMAGGRPVFVSLKPSPTQDGELDSSSNWRLDPTELASKFTSRTKALVLNTPNNPLGKVFSKAELELVARLCQQHDVLCISDEVYQWLVYDRLLETLSSSFT